A stretch of DNA from Mucilaginibacter daejeonensis:
GTCAGCTACATCATTAACCTCTAATGTACTTACCCATCCCATTTCCTTGTTCTTCACAAAATCGGCGAGACCCACATCCTGAGATACCAAGACCGCTGTACCAACATGCAATGATTCTATCACCACATTGGCGAAATTCTCATTGAGCGAAGTAAGTACAAAAAGATCGGCTTGCATCAGGCGCAAGAATTTTTCCTCGCGGTCCATCCAACCCAACCATTCAATTTTATCTGTAACCTTTAACTGCGCAGCCAAGGCTTTCATCTCGTCAATATAACCATTCTCGCCCGAGCCGGCTATCTGTAATTTTACATCAAAGCTCAGCTTACTAATGGCAGTGAACAGTATATCTAAACCCTTTTTCGGGTGGATCCGAGATAAAAAGATCAACGTAAAAACATCATTTACCTGATGCTTGACCGGCAACTCAGGCAGGGCAATAACATTGGGTAACATGAACCCTTTCCAACCGGGTATCAACTTGCGGCATTCTTTAAGCTCAGCATCTGAAGTAGCGTGTAAATAGCACTTGGTCAATATAGCCTTACCGAACATTTTGTAGGTAAGCCTTTTTGCCATACTCGCACCAGATTTAAATATATAGGTACTAAGCATACCTCGCGGAGCCAATATCACCTTCCTTCCTTTTGTAAAACAAATCTGCGCGGCAACAGGATTCAGTATATTCCACCACGCATGTATATGAATAACATCGTAACTTTTGGCGTTTTTTAACAATGCCTTCCATAAACCTGGGGTTACGTTAGTGGGATCGCCGGTAAGCCGCTTAAAGTAAATGACGTTCACGCCGTCAACGTCCATAAATTTATTATATGGCACATCAAGCTCTGTTTTTCCATTAGCAGAAGTTGTGTATACATCGACAGTATGGCCGGTCGCTGCAAGTGCTTCACACAATCGCGCCACAGATTCGGTAGGGCCACCGTAAATGTAAGCTGGTTTATAAGCAGGTGCTATGTGTAATATCTTCATCTATCTTAAGCCAACTTTTTCGTACTTTTTAAAACCTGTGCATAAACCGCTTCTATTTGCTTAAGCGACTCTTCAGTATCGAATCTTTTGGCATTATCAATACCAGCTTCTATCACTCTTTCTCTTGTTTCCTTTGGGAGATCCAAGATACTTTCGATCACTTTAGCTACATCATTCGACCACTCGTGCCAATTCTCTTCAAAGCTCTTACGGCGAACGTAATATGCGGCGGATCCCCCCACTTCTGTCATAGGGGCTTCTTCTGTCGTAATAACGGGACAGCCCGATGCCATAGCCTCAGCTATCGGCCATCCAAAACCTTCGGCAAGCGATGGGAACAGAAAAAGTGAAGCCCCGCAATATGCGCTTTTAACAAATTCATCATTCTTTCCACTTAGCAGCATGATATCATCCTTGTAAGGTGAAGTATCGCAACGCCCTTGTAACTTTGAAGACGGCGACGGCCCTATCATTAACAACTGCAAAGGAGTGGTCGTCTCTGATCGCCAAGCGTTGTAAGCTTGTATGACACCTTCTCGATTTTTGTACCACTGGTTACCGCCAACATGTAATAGATAGCCCTTCGTAACATTCACCTTGAGCTCAGAGCTAATCTTTTGACGTGCTTCTACAACATTTTGAGGCCTAAAACCTTGATTTAATCCGTTATATACGACCTCTGATACTTCCGGCTCACGACCCAACATGGCATGTAGGTCCTGCTGAGTTTTCTTGGATACGGAAATGAAATACTTTCCTTTACTATATCCCTTTCGTATGTAATCTTGGTATTTTTTTCCGGTCGCACTCGTTGGATTCTCGGGAATTTCACCCAATGCTGAACGTTGTGCCAGTAGATCATGCGCATGTATGACATGCGGACGATCAGCGACCAATGGAATCCATGGCCCCAAAGCCTGATCAGCAAATACAAATAAGGTATCATCGGCATAAGTTAATAACCTTTTCTTAACCTGAGCAGGGAACACCATGTACTGATCAATATATCCCATCCATTTTTTTAAGCTCTTATAGATCGGCAACTTATAAAACAAAGGCTCCGGAGCCCATACCTCTACAGTGTGCCCGCGGCCCTTCATGCCATTGCTAAGCATAGAGGCGAACCTCGGCATACTTTGCGAGCCTAAAAAGGTAGGATGTGTGAAAAGCACTATATGCATAACGGTGATCAGAACCCCATTCTACTTCGCAACTCATCGATGCAGCCCCGGTGGGAGCGCTCCTGAAATTTCACAGCGATCTGGTGAGAATATTCGCTAAAATTATGGCGTAATACTTCATCGTCCATCAATTTAATGACCTGTTGCGATAGTTGAGCGATGTTACCGAACTCATAAACGTATCCGTTCTTTCCATCCTGCACGTCATCATCAGGACCATAGCTACCGCAACGATCACTAATAATAGCTGGACAGCCCATATACACCGCCTCACTGATAGCCAACGAATGAGGCTCTATGCTTGCTGGATGGGCGTAAAGATCACTCGCCGCATAGAAGCTCGGCAATTGTAATGGATCTACAAAACCGGCAAAATGTACTCTACTCTGCTTTAGCCCTTTAGCTTTCTCCTTCAGTTCATCCATCATCGCACCAGAACCAAGCATGATCACGTGAGCCTTCCTGCCTTTGCTCTCCAAGTCATAAAGCAGGTCGATCAAATGGGACTGGTTCTTCCAATGCACTAATTTGCCTACTACCGACATCACGAAATCTCTCTCAGGAATATCATAGCGATCACGAATATCCTTTCTTAACGTGACACGATCTTCATAGGCATTTTTGTAAAAATCGATATCGATAGGATGGTGCATCCTGATAAACTTTTTCGGGTCGGCTCCATAGGTCTTATAGTAAGATTCATTCTCATCACCAATAGTGAAGAAATAGCTGATCTTACGGAAGCGCCAAGAGAGGTAAAAGTATTTCAATATGCTTTTCCACAGTTTACGCTTCTGCCTGTTCTCGGCATCGGTCATGTAAACGATAGGCACTTTTTTAGATGATGCCCAGTTGTATAAACGCTTTTGCACCTTATGGTAATAACCGTAGTTCAGAACAACATCAGGTTTAAAAAGCTCAAGCTCTTCTTCAAGGTTAGGCGCGTCAAGCTGTGCTGTAGAAGGCAATACCGCGTCTCCGTTCAAGAACATATGATCGAACTCATCAAGACGTAAATTATTCCATACTATTTCCTGTCCAAAATTCTTATCCAGGTAGCTCTTGTAACCCATGGCAGAGGCGAAAAAAAGTTTAACTTCAAGACCTGGGATCTTTGCAAAACTTACATATTGGGGACACCAATACTGTATCGGGTGTGAGGATACAATCGCGAACCGAAGTTTCTTATCTGACATTTTGTAATGTTTTTGACATGTGATTATAGACGGGAGACAGCACTCTTTTTTTATCTTTCTTTAAACTTTCAACGTAATCTGTATAATTTTTGACAGTGATGATACACCCCACCATCAACCAAAGCCAAAGGTTTAAAGGAGGCTGTTTCCCTATGGCACTCATAAGTGCATTCAAAATTATGTATGATAATAAGAACGAGGCAGCCACCGCCCAATCTTCATCTTTTATGCCTTTCCACACGTTAAAGCAAAAAATTA
This window harbors:
- a CDS encoding XrtY-associated glycosyltransferase XYAG1, with amino-acid sequence MKILHIAPAYKPAYIYGGPTESVARLCEALAATGHTVDVYTTSANGKTELDVPYNKFMDVDGVNVIYFKRLTGDPTNVTPGLWKALLKNAKSYDVIHIHAWWNILNPVAAQICFTKGRKVILAPRGMLSTYIFKSGASMAKRLTYKMFGKAILTKCYLHATSDAELKECRKLIPGWKGFMLPNVIALPELPVKHQVNDVFTLIFLSRIHPKKGLDILFTAISKLSFDVKLQIAGSGENGYIDEMKALAAQLKVTDKIEWLGWMDREEKFLRLMQADLFVLTSLNENFANVVIESLHVGTAVLVSQDVGLADFVKNKEMGWVSTLEVNDVADKLTQAYADKVKLSNIRQNGRSVIQQNFSEKVLSEEYISEYKKIITQ
- a CDS encoding glycosyltransferase family 4 protein produces the protein MHIVLFTHPTFLGSQSMPRFASMLSNGMKGRGHTVEVWAPEPLFYKLPIYKSLKKWMGYIDQYMVFPAQVKKRLLTYADDTLFVFADQALGPWIPLVADRPHVIHAHDLLAQRSALGEIPENPTSATGKKYQDYIRKGYSKGKYFISVSKKTQQDLHAMLGREPEVSEVVYNGLNQGFRPQNVVEARQKISSELKVNVTKGYLLHVGGNQWYKNREGVIQAYNAWRSETTTPLQLLMIGPSPSSKLQGRCDTSPYKDDIMLLSGKNDEFVKSAYCGASLFLFPSLAEGFGWPIAEAMASGCPVITTEEAPMTEVGGSAAYYVRRKSFEENWHEWSNDVAKVIESILDLPKETRERVIEAGIDNAKRFDTEESLKQIEAVYAQVLKSTKKLA
- a CDS encoding glycosyltransferase family 4 protein; protein product: MGYKSYLDKNFGQEIVWNNLRLDEFDHMFLNGDAVLPSTAQLDAPNLEEELELFKPDVVLNYGYYHKVQKRLYNWASSKKVPIVYMTDAENRQKRKLWKSILKYFYLSWRFRKISYFFTIGDENESYYKTYGADPKKFIRMHHPIDIDFYKNAYEDRVTLRKDIRDRYDIPERDFVMSVVGKLVHWKNQSHLIDLLYDLESKGRKAHVIMLGSGAMMDELKEKAKGLKQSRVHFAGFVDPLQLPSFYAASDLYAHPASIEPHSLAISEAVYMGCPAIISDRCGSYGPDDDVQDGKNGYVYEFGNIAQLSQQVIKLMDDEVLRHNFSEYSHQIAVKFQERSHRGCIDELRSRMGF